Part of the Cololabis saira isolate AMF1-May2022 chromosome 15, fColSai1.1, whole genome shotgun sequence genome, gtgggactTCCTTAAAATAGCCAAAGTCTCATTTTTTCCATGTGATCGCACACCCATTTAGAACAACCAAGACattctgaaaaatgataaaaagatggtaaactttactcaatggagagaccaaggaataaAGTATCTACAACATAAGTGGACATTTTGTACCTTTTTAACACACTCgctgttcaatatggaattagcagtaacacatttttagaataccaatAACTCAagtccataataataataaaaataaactcagCCAACTGGATCTGCAACGTCCCGCTAAGAAAATAGTTACTTAATCTAAACACCCCAAAATTACTAttgaaactctacaggttaatgtccaaaatagatccatctcttggtcacaaatatgtttaaataatttcactctgaccaagaatccaaacttgcaacttatacagtacaaagttctttacaAAATACATTAtgcaggacaaaggatgttccagatggggtttgcgacctctaatatctgctcacagtgtacagagaacacccctgataattatataCATGCTTCATGGTTTTGTGCACTGGTACAGAAGTTCTGGATGAAGatatgtgaggatttatccacatggttCAATTACAGTGGGCCCCACACTATGCATACTAGGTCACCTGGGATACATCCACATGGAATCTAACCTATCAAATCAATCATCAATCTATCATAATCAAATTTTTTGACATAGTAGAATTCCAAACAgcacaattcatgtataaagctaggaacaACTTATTACCATCTCACTTGCAGGAAATGTTGtatgacagagaggggaggtGTAATTTAAGGGGTACTCTAAATTTTAAGACTTGTAGAACACGAACATCTATGAAAATattttctatatcagtcagtggagttaaactatggaacagaatggattcagaattaaaacaatgtccaaacattaaccagtttaaaaacaaatataaaaacatgattcacacgaggtacaaagaggaaggggtttaacGGCCTTTAGGGGCCTGCAGAATACACTATTAGGTGAATGGATAGATCTGTGTaaatttatgtacagaaatgggcagcaaaTTATGTGTATACATGCATGCGTATATAtaggtgtatgtgtatatgtatatatgtgttagtgtatatatatgtgtgattatgtgtctaagtagatatatacatagatatagagcagatacagtattgtgtaaataagtatatttatataaatatgtatatgggcatgtgtgtacaagtatatagaaatattcaactatgtgtacgcctgtataagtatgtgtgtgagtatgattatagtatataataatagtaataataatactgttatttagcagtgtgagtacagtgtgtgaatattatATAGACTAAATAAGTtaacacttcttcctactccttttttggcacatgtaaatcaagatagcaagttttaaaggattaaattctttgttttgttgtttttttttcttaaacttctcatgaagtgttgttttttttttttttacatgtacaaaaataaaataaatcaaatttaaaaaaaaaaaaaaaaaaaaaacctggctcacttggttctcactgccttatgtatcgccaAGAAAACTATTCTAATgaactggaaacaaaaatccaatctATGTATTAATCAATTTAGGAATCTTCTGTTAAATCATATCAGtaatgagataatgtctgcctccactaaaCATAATTCGATAgaactgcattctctctggtccccgactataggcttcattacctagtgggggcagGTGGGTGGTGATACATACATtaatatctccgctgtttctcattatcatttgctgcatcggcaggacttggacctcTCTAGTCTCCcggcggctctggttgaacggtccgacaaaccatctccgatcgcgctgttttctttaccgagatcacaagaaaagcagagcagtgatctcctctccatcccgtgttgctgtcttgtttatttatctttactccaccaactcgaaatattgaatcacttttctaagccaaCGGCACGACGCAGCTCagacagcaggtgtatccgccctttaatctgattggtttatgagtaaatcgtcccccacctggggtgcgctcttatgattggctgaaacaaaggaagatatctgattgattgcagatccttccgtgtttaaaaaaaaaaacgcatttgtGAATCGAGTCACGTcgggggagtctcaaaagtcacacgcaaatccagcgcagcccacagacaaaaaaaaacatttgtaaatcaggttatatttgtgtgtgcatcaaaaataaatttgtgtatcttgtcccacgcacgtgtgaattgttctgtgaatttgtggatcggcgtgtgcatatgtgaattatgagactgttctagctccatacttgaaactgaaaaggcttttgataatgcagccaagataatgtaagtttatcttctctgttacagaatcTTAAAGGAAGACCCAAAAGACACTGTTGTGATGATTGCGAGCaagtcttcaccacttcatcaaaccTGAAGAGGCATAAGAAAACTCACAATGGTGATAAACCATACAGCTGTGATCACTGCGGGGTGGCTTTTATCCGACAATGTCATCTAATAAaccaccaacgtattcacactggagataagccTTACAGGTGCAATCAGTGTGGAGCAGATTTTACCCAGCAAGGTTCTCTAATgaaacaccaacgtattcacactggagacaagccttacagatgcgatcagtgtggagcggcttttaccCAGCAAGGTGCTCTAAcgagacaccaacgtattcacactggagacaagccttacagatgtaaTCAGTGTGGAGtcgcttttgcccagcaaggtgcTCTAatgagtcaccaacgtattcacactggagataagccttacagatgtgatcagtgtggagcggcttttaccCAGAAAACTGCTCTAACgggtcaccaacgtattcacactggagataagccttacagatgtgatcagtgtggagcggcttttgcccagaaAACTGCTCTAacgagacatcaacgtattcacactggagacaagccttacagatgtgatcagtgtggagcggcttttgcccggaaAGGTGATTtgacgactcaccaacgtattcacactggagacaagccttacagatgtgatcactGTGGAGCGACTTTTGCCCGGCAAAGTCACctaacgactcaccaacgtattcacactggagacaagccttacagatgcgatcagtgtgaGGCGGCTTTTGCCGAGCAAGGTGCGCTAAcgagacaccaacgtattcacactggagacaagccttacagatgtgatcagtgtgaggcggcttttgcccagcaaggtggTCTAACGACTCAccgacgtattcacactggaaacaagccttacagatgtggtcagtgtggagcagcttttgcccGGCAAGGTGGTCTAAcgagacaccaacgtattcacactggagacaagccttacagatgtgatcagtgtggagcggcttttgcccggcaaggtcatttgacgagtcaccaacgtattcacactggataaaaagtgtacatttgtgatcagtgctgATAAAATTTATTTTGCGAGTTCAGTTAAAAGGCACCAATATagtttagttaatttagttTGGAATAAATAATTCTGGTGGTTCGATTGTGGGAaagatt contains:
- the LOC133460723 gene encoding zinc finger protein 501-like isoform X1; translation: MASTAAGKQRIPEVAKVKNEAPAEVQITTEQLLREAKERELELLPPPPKQKITVKEELNDSKLRKKNLKGRPKRHCCDDCEQVFTTSSNLKRHKKTHNGDKPYSCDHCGVAFIRQCHLINHQRIHTGDKPYRCNQCGADFTQQGSLMKHQRIHTGDKPYRCDQCGAAFTQQGALTRHQRIHTGDKPYRCNQCGVAFAQQGALMSHQRIHTGDKPYRCDQCGAAFTQKTALTGHQRIHTGDKPYRCDQCGAAFAQKTALTRHQRIHTGDKPYRCDQCGAAFARKGDLTTHQRIHTGDKPYRCDHCGATFARQSHLTTHQRIHTGDKPYRCDQCEAAFAEQGALTRHQRIHTGDKPYRCDQCEAAFAQQGGLTTHRRIHTGNKPYRCGQCGAAFARQGGLTRHQRIHTGDKPYRCDQCGAAFARQGHLTSHQRIHTG